Proteins from one Rosa chinensis cultivar Old Blush chromosome 7, RchiOBHm-V2, whole genome shotgun sequence genomic window:
- the LOC112176303 gene encoding 12-oxophytodienoate reductase 2 isoform X1: protein MANQAPTLPLLTPYKLGKFDLSHRVVLPALTRQRSYGYVPQPPAILYYSQRASKGGLLITEATGVSDTAQGYPDTPGIWSKEQVEAWKPIVNAVYAKGGVFFCQIWHVGRVSNSGFQPDGQAPISSTDKSLTPQIGSNGIDVMQFTPPRRLRADEIPQIVNDFRLAARNAMEAGFDGVEIHGSSGFLIDQFLKDQVNDRTDQYGGSLERRCRFALDIVEAVVNEIGADKVGIKLSPFANYMESGDSKPKELGLYLVNSLNKYGILYCQMIEPRMKTLGDKIECPHSLVPMRKAFNGTFIAVGGFDREDGNNAVAEDSADLVAFGRWFLANPDLPKRFELNAPLSKYIRDTFYISDPVLGYTDYPFLDSTA, encoded by the exons AGTTGTTTTACCGGCATTGACTAGACAGAGATCATATGGATATGTTCCCCAGCCACCTGCCATCTTATATTACTCTCAGAGAGCATCCAAAGGGGGTCTTCTCATAACTGAAGCCACTGGAGTTTCTGACACAGCACAAGG GTATCCAGATACCCCTGGTATATGGTCAAAGGAGCAAGTTGAAGCATGGAAACCCATTGTCAATGCTGTATATGCTAAAGGGGGTGTCTTCTTCTGTCAGATTTGGCATGTGGGGAGGGTTTCAAATAGTG GCTTTCAGCCAGATGGGCAAGCACCAATCTCTTCTACTGACAAGTCCCTAACACCCCAAATAGGATCTAATGGTATTGATGTTATGCAATTCACACCTCCAAGACGATTAAGGGCAGATGAAATTCCTCAAATTGTCAATGATTTCAGACTTGCTGCAAGGAATGCTATGGAAGCTG GCTTTGATGGAGTTGAAATTCATGGCTCCAGTGGCTTCCTTATCGATCAGTTTTTAAAAGATCAAGTAAATGATCGAACAGACCAATATGGTGGATCTCTAGAAAGGCGTTGCCGATTTGCACTAGACATTGTTGAAGCTGTTGTCAACGAGATAGGAGCAGATAAAGTTGGAATTAAATTATCTCCATTTGCCAACTATATGGAATCCGGAGATTCTAAACCAAAGGAATTGGGCCTTTATCTAGTCAATTCCTTGAACAAATATGGAATTCTGTACTGCCAAATGATTGAGCCAAGAATGAAGACACTTGGAGACAAAATTGAATGTCCCCACAGTCTTGTACCCATGAGAAAGGCTTTTAATGGTACTTTCATTGCTGTTGGCGGTTTTGACAGGGAAGATGGGAACAATGCTGTGGCTGAAGACAGTGCCGATCTTGTTGCTTTTGGTCGTTGGTTCTTGGCTAATCCAGATTTGCCAAAGAGATTTGAGCTTAATGCTCCTCTAAGTAAGTACATCAGAGATACATTCTACATATCTGATCCGGTTCTTGGTTACACTGATTATCCATTTCTTGACAGCACTGCTTGA